Proteins encoded within one genomic window of Leptolyngbya sp. SIO1E4:
- a CDS encoding AHH domain-containing protein yields MLVSAGAQARSILNSYRIDINNASNGVGLSRDAHLKRGYHKNSASVEVLSRIQNLPDAASVKTELENIGREMQNNTFKF; encoded by the coding sequence TTGCTGGTTAGTGCCGGAGCACAAGCTCGCTCAATTCTCAATTCATATAGAATTGACATCAATAATGCATCTAATGGTGTGGGATTATCAAGGGATGCTCATTTGAAGCGCGGTTACCACAAAAACTCAGCATCTGTGGAAGTTCTGAGTAGGATACAAAACTTACCTGATGCTGCTTCCGTGAAAACTGAATTAGAAAATATTGGAAGAGAAATGCAGAATAATACATTTAAATTTTGA
- a CDS encoding transposase, with protein MGVPSNALALLEKKSDTYQERDPEKRQEYSTELAQFDAHPRVYLDEAGVNDTEDYGYGWCLKGERFTAERRGNRTERVSFMAAWHQHQLIAPLTYEGYCNRLVFETGLEEKLLPALPYGSVIICDNASFYKGGRIEELIQQAGLSDAEKS; from the coding sequence TTGGGCGTACCCTCAAACGCATTGGCTTTACTCGAAAAAAAGAGCGACACCTACCAAGAACGTGACCCTGAAAAACGCCAAGAATACTCAACCGAGTTGGCCCAATTCGACGCCCATCCGCGGGTGTACCTCGATGAAGCGGGTGTCAACGATACGGAAGACTATGGCTATGGTTGGTGCCTCAAAGGCGAGCGCTTCACCGCCGAACGCCGCGGCAACCGCACTGAGCGAGTGAGTTTTATGGCCGCCTGGCATCAACATCAACTTATTGCTCCACTCACTTATGAGGGCTACTGCAATCGTCTGGTCTTCGAAACGGGGTTAGAAGAGAAGCTCTTGCCTGCCCTGCCATACGGCAGTGTCATCATCTGTGACAATGCCTCGTTTTACAAAGGCGGGCGCATTGAAGAGTTGATTCAACAGGCGGGCCTTAGTGATGCAGAAAAGTCCTGA
- a CDS encoding NACHT domain-containing protein produces the protein MSKLLILSSNPRRDLDLEREVSDLITAIQRLDTFEIVPRLGARPQELPGLLIEHTPQLVHFCGHGSAARGLMFQNEDGQERYVSTDILARLFKTFADEIHCVVLNACESDRQAEAIVEHINYVIGMRQPILDKAAYFFATGFYQGVAAGKSIEQAYELGCIAIQIWSETNSQTAHSEPYRKLEYIGEVSQPAQPELPEHLKPVLRKKPVRSHAELDAASPVQAGVSPARSNLPPDFVEVVQQEIDRKEYKDQAREAFDNFGQYSAQNAASPAKSEYEQRKILVRKVKEFWIEGFLKPSLQGFKTVRLGLEARPDAIADLSEGIEALSVELDESYEQLRPTQIYEEMGQGRTLLILGEPGAGKTIALLQLAQRLIERSEHTMTLPIPVVFNLSSWAKERKAIVDWLMDELREKYQVPELLSKPWLTQQQLILLLDGLDEVDPAYRNACVCALNEFISLFPRTEVAVCSRVKDYEALTERLQISSALCLQPFSSEQIYQFLESVGGSLTGLKTLLKNDQELEQFAQTPLVLNLMSVAYQGWSVKDLRPQLHSASDRLQQVLDTYINRRLERGPTSETYAKDDVWRWLSWLASRMVHERQTIFLIERLQPTWLQNRSEERAYQIRNFVIGFVGLGLIYGLIYGLIYGLLGVREESISFAEQLGISGTRVLIYELIYELLNVLIIGLILGLILSFTKEIRPLEKIHWSWRRAQLRLKREFLSGCGYGLLIGLLYGLIYGLILGLGEGLVGELNDWFTRLIVDLGGGTLAKLLVGLLVGLIAGLLLGSQFGLILALLFGLIFGLTSGLGSAEIDQRVIPNQGIRRSWRNCLVIGLSSGLIFSSLMFGLAVFQRSDLSLSSISVFWLLYGLILSLKYGGAACIKHFTLRRMLHKKGRIPWNYAKFLDFASERLLMKKVGGGYVFFHRMLLEHFDSINSSRY, from the coding sequence ATGTCAAAACTCCTGATTCTTTCCTCTAATCCCAGACGCGATCTTGACCTTGAGCGAGAAGTTTCAGATTTAATCACAGCCATACAGCGCTTAGATACCTTCGAAATCGTGCCGCGCTTGGGTGCACGTCCCCAAGAACTGCCAGGACTGTTGATCGAGCATACACCACAGCTTGTTCACTTTTGTGGCCATGGATCAGCCGCCCGGGGATTGATGTTTCAAAATGAGGATGGCCAAGAGCGGTACGTCAGCACAGATATATTGGCTCGACTCTTCAAGACCTTTGCCGATGAGATTCACTGTGTTGTCCTCAATGCCTGCGAAAGCGATCGCCAGGCAGAGGCGATCGTTGAGCATATTAACTATGTCATTGGGATGCGGCAGCCCATTCTAGATAAAGCCGCCTATTTCTTTGCCACCGGCTTTTATCAAGGGGTAGCGGCGGGCAAATCGATCGAGCAAGCCTATGAACTGGGGTGTATTGCGATTCAAATTTGGAGTGAAACAAATTCCCAAACGGCCCACTCTGAGCCGTATCGCAAGCTGGAATACATCGGTGAAGTCTCACAACCGGCTCAACCTGAACTGCCAGAACACCTGAAGCCCGTGTTGCGGAAAAAGCCGGTACGTTCACACGCTGAGTTGGACGCAGCTAGCCCCGTTCAGGCGGGGGTGTCACCAGCAAGGTCAAATCTTCCACCCGACTTTGTGGAAGTCGTTCAGCAAGAAATTGATCGCAAGGAATACAAAGACCAGGCCAGAGAAGCTTTCGACAACTTCGGACAGTATTCAGCACAGAATGCAGCTTCGCCAGCAAAATCCGAGTATGAACAGCGCAAGATTTTAGTCCGTAAGGTCAAAGAATTCTGGATTGAGGGATTTCTCAAGCCGTCTCTTCAGGGGTTTAAGACTGTTCGTCTGGGGCTCGAAGCGCGTCCCGATGCGATCGCCGATTTATCTGAAGGGATTGAAGCATTGTCAGTGGAGCTAGATGAATCCTATGAACAGCTCCGCCCAACGCAAATCTATGAAGAAATGGGGCAGGGTCGGACGCTTTTGATCCTCGGTGAACCTGGAGCTGGAAAAACCATTGCGCTGCTGCAACTAGCGCAGCGCCTGATTGAACGCAGCGAACACACTATGACGTTGCCTATACCTGTCGTGTTTAATCTCTCGTCTTGGGCAAAAGAACGAAAGGCGATCGTCGATTGGTTAATGGATGAGCTGCGCGAGAAATATCAGGTACCTGAGTTACTGAGCAAGCCCTGGCTTACCCAGCAGCAGCTCATTCTCTTACTAGATGGATTAGACGAAGTCGACCCAGCCTATCGCAATGCATGTGTTTGTGCCTTGAACGAATTTATCAGCCTGTTTCCCCGGACTGAGGTAGCGGTTTGTAGCCGCGTCAAAGATTATGAGGCGCTGACCGAACGCTTACAGATCAGCAGTGCCCTGTGTCTGCAGCCCTTCTCCTCAGAGCAAATCTATCAGTTTTTAGAGAGCGTGGGTGGCTCGTTGACAGGCTTGAAAACACTCCTCAAAAACGATCAGGAACTCGAGCAATTTGCTCAAACCCCACTGGTTTTGAACCTGATGAGTGTGGCCTATCAGGGATGGTCCGTCAAAGACTTGCGGCCCCAATTGCACTCAGCATCAGATCGTCTGCAACAGGTATTGGATACCTACATCAACCGTCGACTAGAACGAGGCCCAACCTCCGAAACATATGCCAAAGATGATGTTTGGCGTTGGCTCAGCTGGTTGGCAAGCCGGATGGTTCACGAAAGACAGACTATCTTTTTGATCGAGAGGCTGCAACCCACCTGGCTACAGAATCGCAGTGAGGAAAGAGCCTACCAGATTAGAAACTTTGTCATTGGATTCGTGGGGCTTGGGCTGATTTATGGGCTGATTTATGGGCTGATTTATGGGCTATTAGGTGTTCGAGAAGAGAGTATTTCTTTTGCTGAGCAGCTAGGTATATCGGGTACTAGAGTGCTGATTTATGAGCTGATTTATGAGCTGCTTAATGTGCTGATTATTGGGCTGATTTTGGGGCTAATATTGAGCTTTACAAAAGAAATACGGCCTCTAGAGAAGATCCATTGGTCATGGCGAAGAGCTCAGTTGAGATTGAAGCGCGAATTCTTGAGTGGCTGCGGTTATGGGTTGCTTATTGGACTTCTTTATGGGCTGATTTATGGGCTAATTCTGGGGTTGGGTGAGGGGCTGGTGGGTGAGCTCAATGATTGGTTTACGAGGCTAATTGTTGATCTGGGTGGGGGGACGCTTGCTAAGCTGCTTGTGGGGCTGCTTGTAGGGTTGATTGCGGGGTTGCTTTTGGGGTCACAGTTTGGGCTGATTCTAGCACTACTGTTTGGCCTGATTTTTGGACTGACTAGCGGATTGGGGAGTGCTGAAATCGACCAGCGAGTCATCCCCAATCAGGGTATTCGTAGATCTTGGAGAAACTGCCTGGTGATCGGGTTGTCTAGTGGGCTGATTTTTAGTTCCCTAATGTTTGGGTTAGCTGTTTTTCAGAGGAGTGATCTAAGTCTAAGTAGTATATCGGTTTTTTGGCTGCTTTATGGATTAATTTTGAGTCTAAAATATGGTGGTGCAGCCTGTATTAAACACTTCACCTTACGCCGGATGCTTCATAAGAAAGGGCGCATTCCCTGGAACTATGCGAAATTTCTTGACTTTGCTTCAGAGCGTCTTTTAATGAAAAAAGTGGGCGGTGGGTATGTCTTTTTCCATCGCATGTTGCTAGAGCATTTTGATTCGATAAACTCTTCAAGATATTGA
- a CDS encoding caspase family protein produces the protein MSPSKPPTPTLYALLIGIDYYKPNRLYSNLNGAVRDITLVDTFLRNTINVPPAQIYRLLSPHPEDVTRSATQPTDAKAPTYKNIVKAFDTITQMAQAGEQIYIHYSGHGGRAKTVYPNLKQGRIDQTDEGIVPMDIGDMADGRYLRDVEMATLLKRMTDKGLIVTVVLDSCHSGGSTRGDAEIRGGTAIDTRARSPESLVADSAELERNWRDLSRDRAIGVAGLPQARQYVLLAACRPNEYAYEYAANGGTERYGALTYWMIDTLTSAANSRQPLTYKLLHDRVNAKVQSKFPQQMPMILGESDRRVLGRDRASTPYTVSVINVISDTQVTLNAGQVQGLSKGTRFSIYPLHTTDFTDKEDPVAIVELTEVEGADSTARVLEPEAGGITLNGKLESGAPAVMTSAPVELIQRVRFFDKKREGEQENELPSGWVNQQTQALEAVRRSLAHNHWVVEVQGDEAAHYQVAVDREGHYEINAGSPIKTLRPLLSIDESTAPQRVVDRLVHLAKYQAVQSLDNATSKLAQAIDVQLLDADGKPFDDPENLVIQAGDKVILRLTNQSAHPLKVAALDIEPTWAISQIPLGGLASPFFNLEAGAEQDTPLRVRVPDDEAYQQTTETLKVFAIQNGLADFRWLTLPPLDDPSEISSADLEAEFEELMRGDVTRSLGDPEGVNPLNDLLKLIGADLDQQPSVTRALTILPDPKQDWVTKQLNLTILK, from the coding sequence GTGTCCCCATCTAAACCGCCTACCCCTACGCTTTATGCGTTACTCATTGGTATTGATTACTACAAACCCAACCGTCTCTATAGCAATCTAAACGGAGCCGTCCGAGATATTACCCTCGTAGATACCTTTTTAAGAAACACCATCAATGTGCCACCAGCGCAAATCTACAGGCTGCTATCTCCCCATCCAGAGGATGTGACACGCTCAGCTACCCAACCGACTGACGCCAAAGCGCCAACGTACAAAAACATTGTCAAAGCGTTTGACACAATCACCCAAATGGCTCAAGCGGGTGAGCAAATTTATATTCACTACTCTGGCCATGGAGGCCGTGCCAAAACGGTCTATCCCAACTTAAAGCAAGGCCGCATTGACCAGACAGATGAGGGCATTGTGCCGATGGATATCGGGGATATGGCTGACGGTCGCTATCTCCGCGATGTAGAGATGGCAACCCTGCTCAAGCGGATGACCGACAAAGGGCTGATTGTCACCGTTGTTTTGGATAGCTGCCATTCAGGGGGGAGCACCCGAGGGGATGCCGAAATTCGGGGAGGCACCGCAATCGATACCCGGGCGCGATCGCCCGAAAGTTTAGTCGCCGATAGCGCCGAATTAGAACGCAACTGGCGAGACCTGAGCCGCGATCGCGCCATTGGTGTGGCAGGCTTACCCCAAGCCAGGCAGTATGTTTTGCTGGCGGCCTGCCGTCCCAACGAATATGCCTATGAATATGCGGCCAATGGTGGCACCGAACGTTACGGCGCCCTCACCTACTGGATGATTGATACGCTCACCAGCGCGGCAAATAGCAGACAACCCCTGACGTATAAGCTGCTGCACGATCGCGTCAATGCCAAAGTTCAAAGCAAATTTCCGCAGCAAATGCCGATGATTTTAGGGGAGAGCGATCGCCGGGTGTTGGGGCGAGATCGCGCGTCAACGCCCTACACGGTATCTGTGATTAACGTGATTTCAGATACCCAGGTCACCCTGAATGCTGGACAGGTGCAAGGCTTAAGCAAGGGGACACGCTTCTCGATTTATCCTTTGCATACGACTGACTTTACCGATAAGGAAGACCCGGTTGCGATCGTTGAACTCACAGAGGTGGAGGGGGCTGACTCTACGGCCAGGGTTCTAGAGCCGGAAGCCGGGGGCATCACCCTCAATGGCAAGCTGGAATCTGGCGCCCCGGCCGTGATGACATCAGCGCCTGTTGAGTTGATTCAACGGGTTCGCTTCTTTGATAAAAAGCGTGAGGGTGAGCAAGAAAATGAATTGCCGTCTGGCTGGGTGAATCAGCAAACGCAGGCGTTAGAGGCCGTCCGGCGATCGCTGGCACACAATCATTGGGTGGTCGAAGTGCAAGGGGATGAAGCGGCCCACTATCAGGTCGCGGTGGATCGCGAGGGCCACTATGAAATTAATGCCGGGTCTCCAATCAAAACTCTGAGACCTTTACTCTCCATTGATGAGTCAACAGCCCCCCAACGAGTGGTCGATCGCCTCGTGCATCTCGCCAAATATCAAGCCGTTCAAAGCCTGGATAATGCCACCTCAAAACTAGCTCAGGCGATTGATGTGCAGCTTTTGGATGCAGATGGAAAGCCATTTGACGATCCGGAGAATCTAGTGATTCAAGCGGGTGACAAGGTTATCCTCCGTTTGACGAATCAAAGCGCTCACCCCCTGAAAGTGGCGGCTCTGGATATTGAACCTACCTGGGCTATTTCACAGATACCGCTGGGAGGGCTCGCGTCGCCCTTTTTTAACCTGGAAGCAGGCGCCGAGCAAGACACGCCCTTAAGGGTCAGGGTTCCAGATGACGAGGCTTATCAGCAGACAACGGAAACCCTGAAAGTATTTGCCATTCAGAACGGATTAGCAGACTTCCGCTGGTTGACACTGCCGCCTCTAGATGACCCTTCCGAAATCAGCAGCGCCGATCTGGAAGCGGAATTTGAGGAACTGATGCGAGGGGACGTTACCCGCAGTCTGGGAGACCCCGAAGGGGTTAACCCACTGAACGATTTGTTGAAGTTGATTGGTGCAGATTTAGACCAACAGCCCAGTGTGACCCGTGCGCTAACGATCCTCCCTGACCCAAAACAAGATTGGGTCACGAAGCAGCTTAATTTGACCATCCTGAAATAA
- a CDS encoding ATP-binding protein yields MAGTAPRSDRWQGENHRYLMAAIAQVQAALEQQLDAQAACEPQPIQPPPFPADLAPPALTTLCDRWGLSAFERTVLLLCAGATLSRTIGQLCADLHGNAQQTYPTFSLALMVFAGGTWAAFTPNAPLRRWRLIELVGDTELTYCPLRIDERILHAILGVTASDERLRGTVQPLATDIPWPLPPSYQHIADQIGRVGGWATGHTTPVVQLCGTEGATKRAIAAAAAAKVGLSLQVIAADTLPTELSQATLWQCLCEREAHLTQSGLLLDCDALPAFSEADSHATPLNGMIARLIETCDRPLLITSCDPRPQRQRPLITFHVGPPSPPEQRQLWQTHLGDRAAALNGQIDRLVTYFNLGPPAIQRACLSLQAEATDTPDHLPHQLWQACLAQARPRLGELGQHIPTAATWADLVLPEKETRVLQTLAAQVRQRSTVYEDWGFSKKGSRGLGISALFAGASGTGKTLAAEVLAHELNLDLYRIDLSATISKYIGETEKNLRQIFDAAETGGAILLFDEADALFGKRSEVSDARDRYANMEVAYLLQRIEAYRGLAILTTNLKDSVDQAFLRRIRFIVSFPFPDATQREKIWQLSFPPQTPTEELVYKKLANLNVSGGNIRNIALNAAFLAAEAGEGVEMKHLLQAAQSEYIKLERPLTDREVKGWVMDRGGWVDG; encoded by the coding sequence ATGGCAGGGACTGCGCCCCGCTCAGATCGCTGGCAGGGGGAAAACCACCGCTACCTGATGGCCGCGATCGCCCAAGTGCAAGCCGCGCTAGAACAACAGCTCGATGCCCAAGCAGCCTGTGAGCCGCAGCCGATTCAGCCCCCGCCCTTTCCTGCCGACCTGGCACCCCCGGCCCTGACGACGCTGTGCGATCGCTGGGGGCTCTCGGCCTTTGAGCGCACGGTGCTGCTGCTCTGCGCCGGGGCCACCTTGAGCCGCACCATTGGCCAGCTCTGTGCCGACCTCCATGGCAATGCCCAGCAGACCTATCCCACCTTTAGCCTGGCCCTGATGGTGTTTGCTGGGGGCACTTGGGCGGCCTTCACCCCCAATGCCCCTTTGCGCCGCTGGCGCTTGATTGAACTCGTGGGCGACACCGAGCTGACCTATTGCCCCCTGCGCATTGATGAGCGCATTTTGCACGCCATCCTGGGGGTGACGGCCAGCGATGAGCGCCTGCGCGGCACCGTGCAGCCCCTGGCCACCGACATCCCCTGGCCGCTGCCGCCGTCTTACCAGCACATTGCTGACCAGATTGGCCGGGTGGGTGGGTGGGCCACCGGGCACACCACCCCCGTCGTGCAGCTCTGCGGCACCGAGGGGGCCACCAAACGGGCGATCGCCGCCGCCGCCGCCGCCAAGGTGGGGCTCTCGCTGCAGGTGATTGCCGCTGACACCCTGCCCACCGAACTCAGCCAGGCCACCCTCTGGCAATGCCTCTGTGAGCGCGAAGCCCACCTCACCCAGAGCGGCCTGCTGCTAGATTGTGATGCCCTACCCGCGTTCAGTGAGGCCGATAGCCACGCCACCCCCCTAAATGGGATGATTGCTCGCCTGATTGAAACCTGCGATCGCCCCCTGCTAATTACTAGCTGCGACCCCCGCCCCCAGCGCCAGCGCCCCCTGATCACGTTTCACGTGGGCCCGCCCTCGCCGCCGGAGCAGCGCCAGCTCTGGCAAACTCACCTGGGCGATCGCGCCGCCGCCCTGAATGGCCAGATTGATCGCCTGGTCACCTATTTCAATTTGGGGCCGCCCGCCATCCAGCGGGCCTGCCTGAGCCTGCAGGCCGAGGCCACCGACACCCCAGACCACCTGCCGCACCAGCTCTGGCAGGCCTGTTTGGCCCAAGCCCGCCCGCGCCTGGGGGAACTGGGTCAACACATTCCAACGGCGGCTACGTGGGCGGATCTGGTGCTGCCGGAGAAAGAAACCCGCGTGTTGCAAACCCTGGCGGCCCAGGTGCGCCAGCGCTCCACCGTTTATGAGGACTGGGGCTTTTCGAAGAAGGGGAGCCGGGGCTTGGGCATTAGCGCCCTGTTTGCGGGGGCCAGCGGCACGGGCAAAACCCTGGCGGCTGAGGTGTTGGCCCATGAGCTAAACCTGGACCTTTATCGCATTGACTTGAGTGCCACCATCAGCAAGTACATTGGCGAAACGGAGAAAAACCTGCGGCAGATTTTTGATGCGGCAGAAACGGGGGGGGCAATTTTGCTGTTTGATGAGGCGGACGCCCTGTTTGGCAAGCGATCGGAGGTGAGTGATGCCCGCGATCGCTACGCCAATATGGAGGTCGCATATCTGCTGCAGCGTATTGAAGCCTACCGGGGCCTAGCCATCCTCACCACGAACCTGAAGGATTCGGTGGATCAGGCGTTCCTGCGGCGGATCCGCTTTATCGTCAGTTTTCCGTTTCCCGATGCGACCCAGCGCGAAAAGATTTGGCAGCTCAGCTTTCCGCCGCAAACGCCGACGGAGGAGCTGGTGTACAAGAAGCTGGCGAATTTAAATGTGTCGGGGGGCAATATTCGCAATATTGCGCTGAATGCGGCGTTTTTGGCGGCGGAGGCAGGGGAAGGGGTGGAGATGAAGCATCTGCTGCAGGCGGCGCAGAGTGAGTATATCAAGCTGGAGCGGCCGCTGACGGATCGGGAGGTGAAGGGGTGGGTGATGGATAGGGGTGGATGGGTGGATGGGTGA